One genomic region from Chthonomonas calidirosea T49 encodes:
- the surE gene encoding 5'/3'-nucleotidase SurE produces MRILLTNDDGVQAAGLHAARRALGRIGEVFVVAPERPRSAVGHSITLHKPLRLTAITFPDGAEGFACNGTPADCVALGYEVVMSGRCDLVVSGINAGANLGWDVVYSGTVAGAREGAVLGIPSLAVSLCLPENVAANTISFEPIATFIGQVAERIQRYGLPPHVLLNINIPYKPDASELPIAITRQGRREYVNRIAVREDPYGRPYYWLGGSVRPEEPEPGSDVYAVQHGAISITPIHLDMTAYSLMEALQGWGWETFPIEERDHEAT; encoded by the coding sequence TTGCGTATTCTGCTAACAAATGATGACGGCGTGCAAGCCGCGGGTCTCCATGCGGCCCGTCGTGCGCTCGGCCGTATCGGGGAGGTCTTTGTTGTTGCGCCCGAACGCCCTCGAAGTGCCGTTGGGCACTCGATAACGCTTCACAAGCCCCTTCGGCTTACCGCTATCACCTTTCCAGATGGTGCAGAAGGCTTTGCCTGCAACGGTACCCCCGCCGATTGTGTCGCCCTCGGCTACGAGGTTGTTATGAGCGGTCGCTGCGATCTCGTGGTCTCTGGAATCAACGCGGGCGCCAATTTAGGTTGGGATGTGGTCTACAGCGGTACGGTAGCTGGCGCTCGTGAGGGGGCCGTGCTCGGCATTCCCTCGCTTGCCGTTTCCCTCTGTCTGCCCGAAAACGTGGCCGCCAACACTATCTCTTTCGAGCCTATCGCGACCTTCATTGGGCAGGTGGCCGAGCGTATTCAACGCTATGGCCTTCCTCCCCATGTGCTGCTCAACATCAATATTCCCTACAAACCCGATGCATCGGAGCTTCCCATCGCGATCACGCGGCAGGGGCGGAGGGAGTATGTCAACCGCATCGCGGTGCGTGAAGACCCCTATGGACGACCCTACTACTGGCTTGGGGGCAGTGTGCGACCGGAAGAGCCTGAACCTGGCTCGGACGTCTATGCGGTTCAGCACGGAGCCATCTCCATTACCCCCATCCATCTCGATATGACGGCCTATTCGCTGATGGAGGCCCTGCAGGGTTGGGGCTGGGAGACCTTTCCTATAGAGGAGCGAGACCATGAAGCGACGTGA
- a CDS encoding glycoside hydrolase family 28 protein → MKRRELLGLSGAFFLTGGGQTEAVAKDLGLDVRRFGAVGDGKTKNTAALQRAIDTASAAGGGTVYVPAGIYLTGGLVLKSNTCLYLDAGATLLGSTDPADYEDHPGPAAGGDANTRHLLFAENAENIAICGLGTVDGQGPTFWQPTHRPPPRPEDLWRDVIAYDYRPIRQGGKQIRPSPMLEFVRCRNVHIEGVLLANSPGWTLRPILCESVTIRGIRVRNPVYGPNTDGMDITCCHNVFISDCDIATGDDAICLKSENPYGGPVQANENITITNCVLTTCCNGFKMGTATHGAFRDITFTNSVIYNADADPINARVIAGIAIEMVDGGSVEGIVISNIAMRNVRTPLFVRLGTRTESPTTPTSLRGVRISQIYATGSLLTSSVTGLPSHRVQEVQLENIFIETVEGGKADWVERTVPEQPKAYPEARMFGRLPAYGLYCRHVDDLRLSQIEVVTKVRDERPALVCDDVKHLTLNGLQASAPSTEIPLVLLNDAQGVFIHGCTVPQGVQTFLALSGPQTARVRLVGNDLSGAKQAFTLRPDVPKRAVRATGNLQWG, encoded by the coding sequence ATGAAGCGACGTGAGCTGCTCGGCCTTTCGGGGGCCTTTTTCCTCACGGGAGGAGGCCAAACCGAAGCGGTAGCAAAGGATCTAGGGTTGGATGTCCGCCGTTTTGGCGCGGTGGGAGATGGGAAGACAAAGAACACCGCTGCCCTTCAGCGCGCAATAGACACGGCTTCGGCGGCCGGTGGCGGAACGGTGTACGTGCCCGCCGGCATCTACCTCACAGGTGGCCTTGTGTTGAAGAGCAACACATGTCTCTATCTTGATGCCGGTGCTACCCTGTTGGGCAGCACCGACCCCGCAGATTATGAAGACCATCCTGGTCCGGCAGCCGGTGGCGATGCCAACACGCGCCATCTCCTCTTTGCCGAGAACGCCGAAAACATCGCCATCTGCGGTTTAGGAACGGTGGATGGGCAAGGCCCGACCTTTTGGCAGCCTACCCATCGTCCGCCTCCTCGCCCAGAAGACCTTTGGCGCGATGTGATCGCCTACGACTATCGGCCCATTCGCCAAGGTGGGAAGCAGATACGTCCCTCCCCAATGTTGGAGTTTGTTCGCTGCCGAAACGTCCATATAGAAGGCGTGCTGCTTGCTAACTCGCCAGGATGGACGCTACGCCCCATTCTCTGCGAATCGGTTACCATTCGGGGCATCCGCGTGCGTAACCCCGTCTACGGCCCCAACACCGATGGAATGGACATCACCTGTTGCCACAACGTCTTTATTTCCGACTGCGACATCGCCACCGGCGACGATGCCATCTGCCTTAAAAGCGAGAACCCTTACGGTGGTCCGGTGCAAGCCAACGAAAACATCACGATCACCAACTGTGTGCTTACCACCTGCTGTAACGGTTTTAAGATGGGCACAGCGACCCATGGCGCCTTTCGAGACATCACGTTCACCAACTCGGTGATCTACAATGCGGATGCCGACCCCATCAATGCACGGGTGATTGCCGGTATCGCCATCGAGATGGTGGATGGGGGATCGGTGGAGGGCATCGTTATCTCGAATATTGCGATGCGCAACGTGCGTACCCCTCTTTTTGTACGCCTCGGCACACGAACAGAGAGCCCGACCACGCCCACCTCGCTTCGAGGCGTCCGAATCAGCCAAATTTATGCCACCGGTTCTCTGCTAACCTCTTCCGTTACAGGGCTACCGAGCCATCGAGTACAAGAGGTGCAGCTAGAGAATATCTTCATCGAGACCGTGGAGGGAGGCAAGGCCGATTGGGTTGAGCGCACGGTGCCAGAGCAGCCAAAAGCCTACCCTGAGGCGCGCATGTTTGGAAGGTTGCCCGCCTACGGCTTATACTGTCGCCATGTGGACGATTTGCGGCTCTCACAAATAGAGGTTGTAACCAAGGTTCGGGATGAGCGACCCGCCCTGGTTTGTGACGACGTGAAGCACCTCACGCTGAACGGTTTGCAGGCTTCGGCACCCTCCACCGAAATACCATTGGTGCTGCTAAACGATGCGCAAGGCGTCTTCATCCATGGATGCACGGTACCGCAAGGCGTACAAACCTTTCTAGCGCTATCGGGGCCTCAGACCGCGCGCGTGCGGCTTGTTGGAAACGATCTCTCAGGAGCCAAACAGGCGTTTACGCTGCGGCCCGATGTGCCAAAGAGGGCCGTGCGAGCTACTGGAAATTTGCAATGGGGCTGA